In the SAR202 cluster bacterium genome, GTTAGCTCACTGCCAACTACCCACTGCTCACTACCGTCTTACTTCTTGTCCGCCAGGAGCTGGCCGCCGGAGGCCCAGTGCTCGCGCGAGTGGTCGTTGAAAACGATTGTCACGCCCTCAACCCGGGCCTTTCCGATGTTCACCAGGGCATCCGTGATAGCCTTGGTGATCTGCTGCTTCTGCT is a window encoding:
- a CDS encoding 4-oxalocrotonate tautomerase, with product MPVVTVDWIEGRSKEQKQQITKAITDALVNIGKARVEGVTIVFNDHSREHWASGGQLLADKK